One window of Salvelinus fontinalis isolate EN_2023a chromosome 19, ASM2944872v1, whole genome shotgun sequence genomic DNA carries:
- the cd28 gene encoding cytotoxic T-lymphocyte protein 4 — MSLSLLTFLCLGLCLPVWNALKVSQPYRVVSHRGEVELFCSYHHTGRHEPEELRIALYRGMYGEQEEQKVCASSFTNTNTDFQTEGEAERTVRCRGQLEPGKVNLTISGLRGNDTDLYRCAIEVLYPPPYLRTFGNGTLLYITEEPECFTPEAQRRDDVTGETSVRLPLAGLAAATILIVISAIVILFVHQVLQRKRRFETIIPMASQNDGRFDYGNFQ; from the exons ATGAGTCTCAGCCTGTTGACATTTCTCTGTCTCGGTCTTTGCCTCCCAGTGTGGAATG CCCTGAAGGTTTCCCAGCCGTACCGTGTGGTGAGTCATCGTGGTGAGGTGGAGTTATTCTGCTCCTACCACCACACGGGGAGACATGAACCGGAGGAGCTAAGGATCGCTCTGTATCGGGGGATGTACGGCGAGCAGGAAGAACAGAAGGTGTGCGCCTCCTCCTtcaccaacacaaacacagacttccagacggagggagaggcagagaggacgGTGCGTTGTCGAGGCCAGTTAGAGCCTGGCAAGGTGAACCTGACTATCTCTGGTCTCCGGGGTAACGACACTGACCTGTACCGCTGTGCCATAGAAGTCCTGTACCCTCCGCCATACCTCAGGACGTTTGGGAATGGCACCCTTCTCTATATAACAG AGGAACCTGAGTGCTTTACCCCAGAGGCCCAGAGAAGAGATGATGTAACGGGAGAAACGTCAGTCAGACTACCGCTAGCAGGACTGGCCGCTGCCACCATATTAATAGTCATCTCTGCCATTGTTATCCTCTTCGTTCATCAG GTTCTACAGAGGAAAAGGAGATTTGAAACAATAATACCAATGGCGTCACAGAATGACGGAAGATTTGATTATGGGAACTTCCAATGA
- the si:ch211-67e16.3 gene encoding uncharacterized protein si:ch211-67e16.3: MRIGVISVAAWFLTLLCSCHGFQVMQPVKRTLNPDRTVSITCSHTDPVELFVIDARLNRLDNSDVTMVCQVNNSQIVDCNYMKVTWNQYKFTLHNLKTEDISCLFQCEFSLTSALTMKPITTVKGNPSTKLLPGLAGDAPVPVCPSPLPESPEAELIDRLKWIVIGLSVFLCFYSFTVTFFYIRLRVLRSEELYDSLTYVPMQPNQTRPTTGRGNINSTYMDMRKVPVGVRGSRSINHNSQLNC; the protein is encoded by the exons ATGCGAATCGGAGTCATCTCAGTGGCTGCCTGGTTTCTAACTCTTCTCTGCTCCTGCCACG gGTTTCAGGTGATGCAGCCTGTGAAACGGACACTTAACCCCGACAGGACTGTCTCCATCACCTGTAGCCACACAGACCCAGTTGAGCTCTTTGTCATTGACGCCAGGCTAAACAGACTCGATAACTCTGATGTTACCATGGTTTGTCAG gTGAATAACAGTCAGATAGTTGACTGCAACTACATGAAGGTGACGTGGAACCAGTACAAGTTCACGTTACACAACTTAAAGACCGAGGACATCAGTTGTCTGTTCCAGTGTGAGTTCTCATTGACATCTGCTTTGACCATGAAACCCATCACAACTGTAAAGGGGAACCCCTCCACCAAACTGCTGCCAG GACTAGCAGGAGATGCTCCTGTCCCCGTGTGTCCTTCACCTCTACCCGAGTCTCCTGAGGCTGAGCTGATTGACCGACTGAAGTGGATTGTGATTGGCCTGTCTGTGTTCCTCTGCTTCTACAGCTTCACCGTCACCTTCTTCTATATCAGGCTGAGG GTCCTTCGATCTGAGGAGCTGTATGATTCGCTGACATACGTCCCCATGCAG CCTAATCAGACCCGACCTACG aCGGGAAGAGGGAACATTAATTCAACCTACATGGATATGAGGAAGGTACCAGTTGGAGTGAGAGGCTCACGATCCATCAACCACAATTCCCAACTCAATTGTTGA